The window CCCGCGCCATGGTGAAGTCGGCACCCTGCTTTGATGCCAGCAGGCAGCTGATAATATTGCTTTCATCATCCCCGGTGACAGCGACAAAGGCCGTTTTGTTTTTCATGCTGATATCTTCCAGCACGTCGCGGTTCAATGCGTCGTCATTGATAACCACTGTTTTATGGAGTTCTCCGGAACAGATATGGGCTCTGTCCGCATCCTGTTCCAGCAGAACCGTCTGAAAATTACTTTTTTCCAGCCAGCTCGCCAGGTGGATGCCGGTATCGCCCCCGCCGGCAATAATTACTTTTTGAAAGGGTTTATAATTGGGACGCAGCCACGAAATAAACGTTAAACAGTCATCGGGACGACCGACAAAATAGACTTCGTCGCCTGGTTCAACGGTGGTATTGCCTCGTGGAACCGTCATGGCTTCTCCGCGCATAATACCGATGACACGAATGCTGTTAATCCATTCCTGTCCCCAGAAGGACGACAGGGTTCCCTGGGTAATCGGGCAGTCTTCCGGAACGGTCAGGCCCACCGCAAAGATGCGTCCATCCTGTATATCGATCACTTCCATGGCACCGGGCATGCGGATAATGTTGAACAGCTCGCGGGCACACTCTTCTTTCTGATTGATGGCCAGGTCGACTCCCAGCGACTGCAAGTTGAACTTTTTATAATGAAGCAGCTGCGTGTTTGAAACACGGGCTATTTTGTATTTCACTCCCATTGTTGCCGCGATCGCACAGGCGAGAATATTGATTTCATCGCGACTGGTCACCGCCACCAGCATGTCGGCTTTAGCGAGTTGTGCTTCTTCAAGCAGCTGTGGATTGGAGCCCTCACCCTGAAGAGTCAGAACATCAAACTGCGAGGCCACCGCCTCCAGTTTTTCGCCATCGGTATCAATCACCACAATATCGTGATTCTCGGTACAGAACTTAGCTGTTAAATTAAATCCGGTATTTCCGGCACCTATAATGATTATTCGCATAAAAAAACTGTATTTAGAAATGAAGTTTTGAACATACAAAGCAGATTATGATTAGCAAGCCCAATCATTTCGCTTTTAAAGTTACGAATAATGAGTAAAGTATGATGAGTTGGCGGTTTTGGATCGGGTTTTGTCATTGTTTTGTTGGTGCAAATACAGTCGAGGGAGTTAATTGTGAATGAAGATGAGTTGATCGTCCTTGCATGCGAACAGCCTGTGGCCGAACAGATCATAGACGAGCTGCGTAAATGTCAGATGTATTCATTTCATTTTGTATGTTCCGCCGATGTATTAATTAAGTACTGGGAAGAGCTGTCTTCAGATCGCCGGCATCAGGCGCGTTTAATCGTGGATTACCGGCTGCCCGGACTGGGGGCATTGGATGCGCTGCGTTACCTTCGTCGCCGCTGGAAATGGACGGGGCCGAGCTATGTTTTGGCTTCGGCCTATGAACGGCAGGTGCATGAAACGGAATTGGTGCACTCCGGTTTATCGGGGGTGGTTGAAAAACCCGTGAGTCGCAAGATGCTGAGGCAGTTGTTTTCGCAGGCAGAAACGACGGGGCGGGTCGATTCGTCTTTGACGGACAGGCCGGTGATTCTGCTGGCGGAAGATAATGCAACCAATCAGTTGATTTCCTCGATTGTGATCAAAACGGCCGGGTATAAATTAATTGTGGCGGAGAACGGTTTTGAGGCGGTGGAACTGGCGGCCTGTCAGCGGGTCGATATGGTGTTAATGGATCTGGATATGCCGTGGATGGACGGATGGGAGGCGAGTCGTCTCATTCATGAGTCGTCTCCGGATGTACCCATTGTGGCTATGACCGGCTGTGCGAAAAACCAGGTTATGGGTCGATGCCGGTCGGTCGGAATCGTCGATGCGATTGCCAAGACGCTGGATGTTAACCAACTGCACACACTGATGGATACCTATGGATGTCCTGCCGTAACATTTGTTGAAAAAGAGTGCAAGCCGGATGCCTCGGCGTTCCTGTCATCGCAGATGAAATCGCTGATGGAGCCAGTGATGGATATTGCGAGTGTTGAGCAGCGTTACGCCGCCAATCATGGACTTTTTCGTGTACTGCTCCGAAATTTTGAAAAAGAATATATTCACACAGATTCAGTTATCGAACAGCTGATCGCACAGGAACAATGGGTGGATGCCAGGCATCAGGTACACGCCCTTATAGGTGTATGCGGCAATTTGGGAGCCCGGCGATTATCTGAGCTCGCCCGCGAACTGGATACCGCATTGCGCCACGAACACAGGGAGCATGTGCTGCGATTGCGAGGATCCTTCGCGGCCGCATTTCGTCAGTTGATTGCGGTAATTTCGGCTTTGATTGTCCTGCTTGAAAAGGAGTACGGGAACGCGGCGACCGAAAGGCCACAGAGCGAGTCGGTGATTCAGGGATCGGCTGATGATTATTTATCCTACATGGAAGCATTGCGTGCGGGGTTGAAAACGCGTCAGCCCAAGGCCTGTCAGAGTATATTCACCCGGTGGCGGGGATATAAATGGACGGTTATTCAGCAGCGACAGATTGATTATATCAAAGAGTGTTTATCGGCCTATCGTTTTGATGAGGGGTTGGCTGTGATTGAGACGCTTTCGTTAAATGCAGGGTAGGATGGGTAGGTTTGTAATGGATCGCAATCGTATATTAGTCGTCGAAGATGTTGTTTCAAACATTGATGTTTTACTGGATGCATTGGGCGATCAGTACGACGTTAGTGTAGCCATTGATGGGGAAAGCGCCTTGCGGACTATTGAAGAGGTGAAGCCCGATATCATTTTATTAGACATCGTCATGCCGGGCATGGACGGGTATACCATCTGCACCAAAATTAAAAATAATCCTGAGACAAAAGAGATTCCCGTCATATTTTTGACGGCGCTGGCCGATGAAGATGATGAATCGCGAGGGTTAAAACTGGGGGCTATTGATTACATCATGAAACCCTATCGTCCTGATATCGTCCGGGTAAGAGTAGCGAATCATCTGGCCCTGCGCACGGTTCGAAAGCAACTGCAGCAGCAGAATGACCACTTGGGTGAACTGGTTGCAGAACGCACAAGGGAGCTGGCTGCTGCCAATGAACGTTTCAAAGCGGTGGACCGTGCGAGAAAATCGTTTCTAGGGGTTATTGAGCACGAGCTGCGCACGCCGGCCAACGGTATTCTCGGCATCGGACAGCTGGCATTGGACTGTATTACCGATCCTGTGGAACGTGCGGAGCTATCAGAGATTTTTGAGGAAAGCAGTGACCGGCTCCTTGAAACCATAGACAATGCGTTGAATCTGGGGCGTTTTCAGTCAGGTGAGACCAATGTTGTGGTCAATGATGTGGATGTGGCATCGTTGATACGGGTGGCGATTGCTTCGGTGCAGCCTGATGCACAGGAAAAAAATATCGACATGATTTTTCAGGAGCATCTGGCAGATCATATCATTTTGCGCAGTGACCGAAACTTGCTTTTACAGGCGCTGACGACCTTTTTACGCATGAATGTATTGCTGACACCCTGCGGTTCAACCGTGGAGATCAAGGGCGAAAAAACAGAAAAGGAAGAGGCGGTTATTCTGATGATTGCGCACGGGGTTGTTCTTCCGGATGCCCATTATGAGTCGTTTTTTGATGAGGGCAGTTCGGTTCGCAATGCGTCACCTGCAGAAAAGATGGGATTGGCTATACCTCTGGCGGCGCACATTGTGCGGGCACTGGACGGGGAAGTCGTTTTAAGTCCTTATGCGGGAGATGGTTTATTGCTTCGCTGTGCATTTAGGGGAGAATGCTGCGAGTCGTCACTGCCTCAACAAAATGATTGCTAATACGATTTATTCATGTGTATAATACGTGCGTTCCAAGGGAATGAAACAAGCTGAACGGGGTTTGTTTATATTTGTTCTTTACCAGTTTCGGTGGCTCATGCTAACCAATCCGACTTTAGAATTTGCCCTGCCTTGCTCGTGATTGAGCCTTGTTGCTCTGACTCAGTAAATTACTAACAGGGAGCAGATGACCCGGGTGAAGAAAGATATCCGCTTGACGGAAACTGGACTCATTCGGCTGACGCACCCACTTTGATCACACGGATCAGAGATTGTGCTCTATACCGGCTATGGCGGGGTATTTTTTTGAGGTAATGATGGATTTGTTTGATATGCAATCAGGGGAAGAAACGCCCCGGCGTGCCATTGATCGGGATCGCGGGCCGCTAGCGGCCCGGATGCGGCCGAGAAACATGAATGAATTCGTGGGGCAGTCGCATATTCTTGGAAAAGGAAAACTGCTGCGACGTGCCATTGAGGCCGATCGTGTGGGGAGCATCATTCTTTACGGAGTGCCCGGGTGCGGGAAAACATCCCTCGCAGAGATCATCGCCAACGAAACATCCCGCTATTTTGAACGCACCAGCGGTGTGCTGGCCAATGTATCTATTTTGCGGGGACTGCTGAATGAGGCCAAGCATCGCAAGCAGTTTCGCGGACTCGAAACCATTTTATTCATCGACGAAATTCACCGTTTCAATAAATCCCAGCAGGACGTATTGCTCCCCTATGTCGAGGATGGTTCCATTACCTTAATCGGGGCAACAACGCATAATCCACAGTTCTTTATTAATACCCCGCTGGTGTCGCGATCGCAGGTCTTTCAGCTGCTGCCGCTATCACTGGAAGACATTGTCTCTTTGCTTCAACATGCGTTATCTGATGAGCGAGGGTTCGGCGCGGAGCATGTGCGGATGGATGATGAGGCGCTGTATCATATCGCCCAACGGTGCGAAGGCGATGCCCGGCGAGCATTGAATGCTTTGGAAATCGCCGCCTTAACCAGTGATTTTGACGAAACGGGACATGTGCACATTACGTTGGAGGCGGCCGAGGAGTCGCTTCAGAAGAAGATGATTCGATATGATCAGGGGGAAGATGAACACCACGATACGATTTCGGCCTTTATTAAAAGCGTTCGCGGTTCTGACCCGGATGCTGCGGTGTACTGGCTGGCCAAGATGATCGAAGCAGGGGAGGATCCACGTTTTATTGCCCGCCGAATGATCCTTCTTGCGTCGGAGGATGTGGGTAATGCCGATCCCCGAGCGTTGACTATTGCCGTGGCGGCCATGCAGTCAGTAGATTTTGTCGGCATGCCGGAAGGCCGCATCATTTTATCCCAGGCGGCTACTTATCTGGCGACTGCTCCCAAGAGCAATGCGGCTTATCTGGCCATTAATGAAGCACTGGAAGATATCCGTACGGGGCGTACACTTCCTGTGCCGGATCACCTGAAAAGCAAGCCGGTGATCAAGCCGAAAGAGCAGTATAAATACGCGCACGATTACGACGGACATATCGTTGATCAGGTGTATGTCCCCACTTCAAAACGGTATTATCGACCTGTGGCAGCTGGCTATGAGGAGACCATCAGCCGCCGGCTGGAGTACTGGCGATCCTTCCTTGGTGATAAATCAAAAAAGATATGAACACTCCTTGACCCGCTGGATGTGACTCATTATGTTTTCCCCTACAAGTTGAACCTGTTTGTAGATGTGGAGTGGGCTATTATCCCGCTCTTTTTGTTGGTAAAGGTTTCTTTGACAAGTGAATACAATCGTTTATGCGATAAGGTGGCTGCGATGAATAGCAATTTAAAAGCGGTAATAGAATATATGGAAAGAGAACGCGGACTGGATCGGGAAGTCCTTATCTGCGCAGTGGAACAGGCCTTGGCGAGCTCCGCCCGAAAAAGCGTGACGATGGCGCATGAAGTACGTGTCGAGATCGACCGCAGGAATTTCGACATAAAAGCCTATGCCGTTAAACGGGTCGTGGCTGAAGTCGCGGATGACATGGAAGAAATTGCATTGGCCGATGCCCGGAAATTCAAGCCGGATGCACGCATTGGTGATGATTTAGAAATTGAAAGTACGCCGTCAGATCTGGGTCGCATTGCCGCACAGTCTGCGCGACAGGCTATCGCGCAACGTATTCGCTTAGCTGAAAAAGAACGGGTATTCGATGAGTATCGCGATTCAGAAGGGGAGCTCATTTCCGGCACGGTCACGCGGGTTGATCGTCGTAATGTCTACGTTGATCTGGGACGGGCCGAAGGCGTGGTTCCACAGCGCGAACGCATTTCTACGGAAGAATATCAGCCCAATGAGCACCTGCTGTTTTATGTTGCACGCGTAGAAAGCAGCGGCAGCGGTACGGACATCATTCTTTCCCGCAGTCATCCTGATTTTGTTCGGAAGCTTTTTGAAAAAGAAGTGGCCGAAATTAACGATGGGAGTGTCATTATTAAGGGCATTGCAAGAGAAGCCGGAGTGCGGTCCAAAGTGGCGGTGCATTCCAGTGAAGAGAAGATTGATCCTATTGGTGCCTGTGTCGGTATGCGGGGCATTCGTGTTCGCAGTATTATCCGGGAACTGAATGGCGAGAAAGTGGATATCATTCGTTGGAGCGATGATATTAAGACCTATGTAACCAATGCTTTGGCACCGGCTAAATTACGCAGGGTCACCGTCAATGAAGCATCCGGGATCGTCAACGTTGTGGTGGATCCTGATCAGTATGCCATAACGATCGGACGCAGTGCCATCAATCTCCGCTTGTCGCAGAAATTGACAGGGTGGAAGCTTGAGGTTCAGAAGATTGCAGAGGAAACGATTAAAGAACCGGAGCGATTTGAAGATAGAGTCAGTCGTGCGGTACAGGCATTAGCCAAAGTGAATGGTATTGGCCATGCCTATGCAGAACTGCTGGTTCATAACGGGTTTCTGACACTCGAAGGCATTCTTGCCGCAGAACCATCTGATATTGCTCAGATAGAGGGCATATCGGACGCGCAGGCGATTGAAATAATAGAGGCGGCTAAGAAGGTTTGAGTAACGGTTGGATCCGCGTGAAATGAGGGTTTTATGAAAGTATATGAATTGGCAGAAGAGTTTGATATGGTATGCGGCGATCTCCTGGAGGAGATTCGTGAATTAGGTATTGATTCCAAGACCGCGCAATCCAATTTGACACCGAAGCAGGTGAAGAAAATAACGGTGGCATTATTTGGTGATACCATGCCCGATGTGATGAATAAGAGTAAAAATGCAACGGGTTCTGAGCCGGTGGCTCCGGCGGTGGATGACATCGTTGTGGAACCTGAGGAACCTGAGGAACCGGAAGAACCGTCGATGACCATTGTAGGTGCCGGGCCCTTCACCGTAAAAGAATTTGCCGAAAAAATGCGGATGAAACCCAATAAAATCATCGCTGAATTGATGATGATGAATATTTTTGCGTCGATTAATGAATCCATCGACTTCAAAATTGCGGGTAAAATTGCCGCAAAACATGGATTTACCGTCGTTAAACCTGAAGCACCCAAACCGGTCGCTCCTAAACCTGAAGCACCCAGACCTGCCATGGCTAAGCCGGCACCGGCACCGAAGGCGCAGAAAACGTCGGCACCTGCTGCACCAGAAGTGACGCAGAAAGCACCGGAAGAAACGCGGGACGCATCGGCATCTGAACCTGTAGCGAAACCGGAACCGGTGGTTGTTCCCAAAAAGAAAAAGAAGAAAAAGGTAAAAGGCGATGCCGCGAGCACGCCACTGGGCGATCGCGAAATTGTGGCTCCGCCCATTGTGACATTCATGGGTCATGTCGATCATGGTAAGACCTCCCTGCTGGATCGTATTCGTAATGCAAAAGTGGCTTCGGGAGAAGCGGGCGGTATTACACAGCATATCGGGGCGTACACCATTGAGTATAATGAACATCCGATTACTTTTCTGGACACACCGGGTCATGCGGCGTTTACAGCCATGCGTGCTCGAGGGGCGAACCTGACGGATATTGTGGTGCTGGTTGTTGCAGCGGATGACGGAGTGATGCCGCAGACGCGCGAAGCGATCCAGCATGCAAAGGCCGCAGGGGTGACGATTATTGTCGCACTGAATAAATGGGATCTCATCGGTGTTCAGCGGAACAAGGATCGCATTTTAACGCAGTTGCAGTCGGAAGGCCTGATGTGTGAGGAATGGGGGGGCGAAACAGCCGTCATTCCTGTGAGTGCGCATACCGGCGATGGCCTGGATGATTTGCTTGAACGTATGCTTCTTGAAGCGGAAATGCTGGAACTCCGCGCCGACCCGGGTAAATCAGGAGAAGGCTTTGTTGTGGAAGCGCAGATGGAGCCGGGTATGGGACCCACAGCGTCTCTGCTCGTTCGCGATGGAACCCTGTCGGTGGGGGATGCGATTGTTTGCGGAGCCAGCTGGGGCCGTATTAAATCGCTCATCAATGATCGCGGTATCCGTGTTCGCAAAGCGGGTCCTTCATCTGCGGTCAAATGTCTTGGACTGGTCAATGTGCCAGATGCCGGGGCCATGTTTGAAGTCTTTAAAAATGATAAGGATGCTCGACGCATCGCCGAAGAACGTCAGGCTCAGGAGCGTAAAGAAGATCTTACCCCGCAGAAATTGTCCATTGATGACTGGTTGGGGACAACGATAGACGGGACGAAGGAGCTGTCTGTTCTACTTAAAGCCGATGTGAAGGGATCGCTGGAAGCACTGATTTCTTCGCTGAGTGATATCAAGAGTGACAAAGTTAAGGTGAATTTTGTCCTTACCGGTGTGGGCAACGTATCCAATAATGATGTACTGCTGGCGAAAGCGTCTAATGCGGTCATTCTTGCGTTTAACGTCGGACAGGAAAACGGCGTGATGCGGTTGGCCAAACACGAGGGTGTTGAGATTCGCCAGTACAGCATTATTTACGAGATGATTGATGAAGTCCGCGATGTCATGGTGGGCATGCTGGATATGGAAAAACGCGAAATCATCATTGGTCACGCAAAAGTGCTCCAGATATTCAGCGTCGGGAAGCGAAGCCACGTAGCTGGCTGCATGTGTATTGACGGCCGGATTATTCCGTCTGCCCGTGTTCGTGTGAAACGTGACCGCGAAGCGATTTTTGAGGGCGTTATCGGCTCCCTGAAACGTTTCCAGAATGATGCGAATGAAGTGCGTGAAACGCAGGAATGCGGTATCCGGGTAGAGAGATTCAATGATTTCAGCGAAGGCGATATTCTTGAATTCTTTATCGTAGAAAAAATCGCACAGCAGCTGTAATTTCTGCGCTGGGTGTATAAGGCAGTCCTGAACGGATGAATCAGCTTTTTTATGGCTGAGTCATCCGGCGATTGGAGGGATATTATGGGTGGATTTAGTCGAATGGAGCGAGTGGACGAACTGCTAAAGCGGGAACTCGCTAAAGATATGGTCAGCATCCTTTCACGTGAAGGATTTGAATCTGTTCTTGTCAGTGTAACCAAGGTCAAAACCAGTAATGACTTGCGCAATGCTTCTGTCTGGGTAAGCGTGTTCGGTTCCGATGAGCTGCGGAATAAAGTGATGGGACGTATTGTTCACCATCGTCGTGATTTGCAACGGATGGTGGGGACACATGTGCGGTTGAAATATACACCGCTGCTGTCGTTTAAACTCGATACATCACTGGAAAAGGGCGATCGCGTTCTAGATTTGTTGTCAAAAATGGACGAAGCAACCGATGCAGCGGGCGACGTCCCGGAGCAGGATAAGGAAGAGGATTTCGAATGAGTTATTCAAACAATAGTCGCCGTTATGGGTCTGCGCAGGCACATGGACTGAGTCCTTATGATGGGATTTTACTGGTAGATAAGCCCGTGGACTATACGTCGCACGATGTGGTGGCAAAGATTCGCTCCCGCTTTAAACTGCCTAAAGTCGGTCATGGCGGTACGCTGGATCCCCAGGCCACCGGACTGCTGGTTCTACTGCTGGGTAAAGGCACAAAGCTGTCGCAGTTTGTCATGGGCTCGGATAAGGTGTATGAGGGCACCATGCGTCTGGGCGTGGAAACGTCGACGCAGGATATGGAGGGTGAAGTGATCAGAGAGAGTGATCCTTCTGCGGTCACTCGCGCCATGCTCGAGGCAGAATTTGCTAAATTGACGGGGGATCTGATGCAGATGCCGCCGATGGTTTCCGCCATTAAGAAGAATGGTGTTCCTTTGTATAAACTGGCTCGGAAGGGCGAAACGATCGAACGGGAACCGCGCCCCGTTCACGTCTTTGAATTTCGGTTGAAAGAGTTTGATCCCCCCGTTTGTTCCTTTTTATTGCATTGTACAAAAGGAACCTACGTGCGCACTATTTGTCACGATATAGGTCAGGCACTGGGGTGCGGCTGTGCCATGGAAACGTTGCGCAGAACAAGCAGCGGAAAAATGACACTGGAAAAAGCGGTGACCATGGATGTGCTGGATGGACTGACCAGAGAAGATTTGGTGGATTACATCATTCCTCTGGCTAAGGCCCAGGTAGAGTTTGAGCTCTAAGCCATGAAAACCATTTATGAATTTTGCCAAAGTGATTCCGGTCCGCTCATACTGGCCATTGGAATCTTTGACGGGGTTCATACGGGGCATCGAACCGTGCTCAATGAAGCGCGGGCTCAGGCTAGAAAATGTGACGGTCAGGCCTGGGCGTTGACGTTTGATCCTTTTCCTCTTGAAATCATTGCACCTGAACGCGCTCCCCAGCGCTTGATGAGTCTGCCGGATAAATTGGCGACCTTTGAGGCACTGGGGATGGATGGCTGCATGGTGCTGCATTTCTCTGAGAAACTGCGCCGGATGACGCCCGAGGATTTCCTTCTGTGGCTTAAAAAAGAGTTGCCTCGCCTTAGCCATATTGTTGTCGGTTCGAACTGGCATTTCGGCTTCGGGCATTCAGGCAGTGCGGCCACGCTGAAGATGTTGGCGAGCCCCTGTTCTGTCGGAGTGTCGATTGTGCAGCCTGTGATGGTTGGCGGGGAGCCGGTGTCCAGCACGCGCCTGCGCAGTGCCTTGAAAACAGGGAACTGGAAGCTGGTTGTTGATCTGCTTGGGCATCGTTATGTGGTTAATGGTTCTGTTGTTCATGGACGGGAGATCGGTCGGACGCTGGGGTTCCCAACGGCTAATGTGAAGCTGAATGTGCCGCTTGATATACCTTTCGGGGTCTATGCCGTAGATGTATCTGTCGGTGGAAATACGTGGCATGCCGCTGCGTATTTTGGAAAACGGCCAACTTTTGATAATGGAAATCCTGTTCTGGAAGTGTATATCTTAAATCAGA of the Spartobacteria bacterium genome contains:
- a CDS encoding hybrid sensor histidine kinase/response regulator, whose protein sequence is MQGRMGRFVMDRNRILVVEDVVSNIDVLLDALGDQYDVSVAIDGESALRTIEEVKPDIILLDIVMPGMDGYTICTKIKNNPETKEIPVIFLTALADEDDESRGLKLGAIDYIMKPYRPDIVRVRVANHLALRTVRKQLQQQNDHLGELVAERTRELAAANERFKAVDRARKSFLGVIEHELRTPANGILGIGQLALDCITDPVERAELSEIFEESSDRLLETIDNALNLGRFQSGETNVVVNDVDVASLIRVAIASVQPDAQEKNIDMIFQEHLADHIILRSDRNLLLQALTTFLRMNVLLTPCGSTVEIKGEKTEKEEAVILMIAHGVVLPDAHYESFFDEGSSVRNASPAEKMGLAIPLAAHIVRALDGEVVLSPYAGDGLLLRCAFRGECCESSLPQQNDC
- a CDS encoding response regulator — protein: MNEDELIVLACEQPVAEQIIDELRKCQMYSFHFVCSADVLIKYWEELSSDRRHQARLIVDYRLPGLGALDALRYLRRRWKWTGPSYVLASAYERQVHETELVHSGLSGVVEKPVSRKMLRQLFSQAETTGRVDSSLTDRPVILLAEDNATNQLISSIVIKTAGYKLIVAENGFEAVELAACQRVDMVLMDLDMPWMDGWEASRLIHESSPDVPIVAMTGCAKNQVMGRCRSVGIVDAIAKTLDVNQLHTLMDTYGCPAVTFVEKECKPDASAFLSSQMKSLMEPVMDIASVEQRYAANHGLFRVLLRNFEKEYIHTDSVIEQLIAQEQWVDARHQVHALIGVCGNLGARRLSELARELDTALRHEHREHVLRLRGSFAAAFRQLIAVISALIVLLEKEYGNAATERPQSESVIQGSADDYLSYMEALRAGLKTRQPKACQSIFTRWRGYKWTVIQQRQIDYIKECLSAYRFDEGLAVIETLSLNAG
- the nusA gene encoding transcription termination/antitermination protein NusA, with protein sequence MNSNLKAVIEYMERERGLDREVLICAVEQALASSARKSVTMAHEVRVEIDRRNFDIKAYAVKRVVAEVADDMEEIALADARKFKPDARIGDDLEIESTPSDLGRIAAQSARQAIAQRIRLAEKERVFDEYRDSEGELISGTVTRVDRRNVYVDLGRAEGVVPQRERISTEEYQPNEHLLFYVARVESSGSGTDIILSRSHPDFVRKLFEKEVAEINDGSVIIKGIAREAGVRSKVAVHSSEEKIDPIGACVGMRGIRVRSIIRELNGEKVDIIRWSDDIKTYVTNALAPAKLRRVTVNEASGIVNVVVDPDQYAITIGRSAINLRLSQKLTGWKLEVQKIAEETIKEPERFEDRVSRAVQALAKVNGIGHAYAELLVHNGFLTLEGILAAEPSDIAQIEGISDAQAIEIIEAAKKV
- the ribF gene encoding riboflavin biosynthesis protein RibF, whose amino-acid sequence is MKTIYEFCQSDSGPLILAIGIFDGVHTGHRTVLNEARAQARKCDGQAWALTFDPFPLEIIAPERAPQRLMSLPDKLATFEALGMDGCMVLHFSEKLRRMTPEDFLLWLKKELPRLSHIVVGSNWHFGFGHSGSAATLKMLASPCSVGVSIVQPVMVGGEPVSSTRLRSALKTGNWKLVVDLLGHRYVVNGSVVHGREIGRTLGFPTANVKLNVPLDIPFGVYAVDVSVGGNTWHAAAYFGKRPTFDNGNPVLEVYILNQNMDLYHCDMSIAFASFIRADCTFDSPEALMRQIQSDVVQVQAFHAASEVSE
- a CDS encoding replication-associated recombination protein A, whose amino-acid sequence is MMDLFDMQSGEETPRRAIDRDRGPLAARMRPRNMNEFVGQSHILGKGKLLRRAIEADRVGSIILYGVPGCGKTSLAEIIANETSRYFERTSGVLANVSILRGLLNEAKHRKQFRGLETILFIDEIHRFNKSQQDVLLPYVEDGSITLIGATTHNPQFFINTPLVSRSQVFQLLPLSLEDIVSLLQHALSDERGFGAEHVRMDDEALYHIAQRCEGDARRALNALEIAALTSDFDETGHVHITLEAAEESLQKKMIRYDQGEDEHHDTISAFIKSVRGSDPDAAVYWLAKMIEAGEDPRFIARRMILLASEDVGNADPRALTIAVAAMQSVDFVGMPEGRIILSQAATYLATAPKSNAAYLAINEALEDIRTGRTLPVPDHLKSKPVIKPKEQYKYAHDYDGHIVDQVYVPTSKRYYRPVAAGYEETISRRLEYWRSFLGDKSKKI
- the truB gene encoding tRNA pseudouridine(55) synthase TruB, with amino-acid sequence MSYSNNSRRYGSAQAHGLSPYDGILLVDKPVDYTSHDVVAKIRSRFKLPKVGHGGTLDPQATGLLVLLLGKGTKLSQFVMGSDKVYEGTMRLGVETSTQDMEGEVIRESDPSAVTRAMLEAEFAKLTGDLMQMPPMVSAIKKNGVPLYKLARKGETIEREPRPVHVFEFRLKEFDPPVCSFLLHCTKGTYVRTICHDIGQALGCGCAMETLRRTSSGKMTLEKAVTMDVLDGLTREDLVDYIIPLAKAQVEFEL
- the trkA gene encoding Trk system potassium transporter TrkA, which produces MRIIIIGAGNTGFNLTAKFCTENHDIVVIDTDGEKLEAVASQFDVLTLQGEGSNPQLLEEAQLAKADMLVAVTSRDEINILACAIAATMGVKYKIARVSNTQLLHYKKFNLQSLGVDLAINQKEECARELFNIIRMPGAMEVIDIQDGRIFAVGLTVPEDCPITQGTLSSFWGQEWINSIRVIGIMRGEAMTVPRGNTTVEPGDEVYFVGRPDDCLTFISWLRPNYKPFQKVIIAGGGDTGIHLASWLEKSNFQTVLLEQDADRAHICSGELHKTVVINDDALNRDVLEDISMKNKTAFVAVTGDDESNIISCLLASKQGADFTMARVNKPKYAPVINSLHLLDRTVSSHQSMVNSILHFIRGKHIKSAFVMHKLPGELLDVVITERSPWVNTQISKLKIPRGAIIATISRNNEIHTATGDFVILSGDRLVIFAIPQAMSKIQTIISR
- a CDS encoding translation initiation factor IF-2; translation: MKVYELAEEFDMVCGDLLEEIRELGIDSKTAQSNLTPKQVKKITVALFGDTMPDVMNKSKNATGSEPVAPAVDDIVVEPEEPEEPEEPSMTIVGAGPFTVKEFAEKMRMKPNKIIAELMMMNIFASINESIDFKIAGKIAAKHGFTVVKPEAPKPVAPKPEAPRPAMAKPAPAPKAQKTSAPAAPEVTQKAPEETRDASASEPVAKPEPVVVPKKKKKKKVKGDAASTPLGDREIVAPPIVTFMGHVDHGKTSLLDRIRNAKVASGEAGGITQHIGAYTIEYNEHPITFLDTPGHAAFTAMRARGANLTDIVVLVVAADDGVMPQTREAIQHAKAAGVTIIVALNKWDLIGVQRNKDRILTQLQSEGLMCEEWGGETAVIPVSAHTGDGLDDLLERMLLEAEMLELRADPGKSGEGFVVEAQMEPGMGPTASLLVRDGTLSVGDAIVCGASWGRIKSLINDRGIRVRKAGPSSAVKCLGLVNVPDAGAMFEVFKNDKDARRIAEERQAQERKEDLTPQKLSIDDWLGTTIDGTKELSVLLKADVKGSLEALISSLSDIKSDKVKVNFVLTGVGNVSNNDVLLAKASNAVILAFNVGQENGVMRLAKHEGVEIRQYSIIYEMIDEVRDVMVGMLDMEKREIIIGHAKVLQIFSVGKRSHVAGCMCIDGRIIPSARVRVKRDREAIFEGVIGSLKRFQNDANEVRETQECGIRVERFNDFSEGDILEFFIVEKIAQQL
- the rbfA gene encoding 30S ribosome-binding factor RbfA, translated to MAESSGDWRDIMGGFSRMERVDELLKRELAKDMVSILSREGFESVLVSVTKVKTSNDLRNASVWVSVFGSDELRNKVMGRIVHHRRDLQRMVGTHVRLKYTPLLSFKLDTSLEKGDRVLDLLSKMDEATDAAGDVPEQDKEEDFE